The following DNA comes from Cellulomonas soli.
TGGGGCTTCTCGCACCGACGGCGGTGGTCTTGGACGGCGGCGACCCGGCCGGGGTGACGGCGGTCCGTGAGGGCCGGGCCGGGGTGCAGGACGAGGGCAGCCAGCTCGTCGCTCTCGCCCTGGCTGCCGCACCGCTGGACGGGCTCGACGAGCGGTGGCTCGACCTGTGCGCGGGCCCGGGAGGCAAGGCGAGCCTGCTGGCGTCGTCGGCTGCGGGCCGTGGTGCACGGCTGGTCGCGAACGAGGTGCAGCCGCACCGTGCGCGGCTGGTCGAGCAGGCGTTGCGGGCCGTGCCGTCCGGCGCCGTGGAGGAGGTCCGGACGGGCGACGGCCGCACGATCGGTGAGGACGAGCCGGCCGGCTACGACCGGGTGATGGTCGACGCGCCGTGCACGGGCCTGGGTGCGTTGCGGCGGCGTCCGGAGTCGCGGTGGCGTCGCACCCCGGCCGACCTGGCGGGTCTGGGGGTGCTGCAGCGCGAGCTGCTCACCTCGGCTCTGCGCGCGGCGCGTCCGGGTGGTGTCGTCGCGTACGTGACGTGCTCCCCGCACCTGGCGGAGACGCGGCTGGTGGTCACGGACGCGGTCCGCGCGGCCACCAAGCAGGGTCTCGTGGTCGAGACGGTCGACGCGGCGGGCGTGCTGCGCACGATCGCGCCGGGGATCGAAGGGCTTGCGGGTGACGGGCGGCACGACGTGCAGCTGTGGCCGCACGTGCACGGGACGGACGCCATGCACCTGAGCTTGCTGCGCCGGCTCGCGTGAGCCCGCGGCCGGTCGGCCGGGACGCCACGGGTCGGGCGTCGACGTGGCTAGGCTGACCGGGTGCCTGCGCTGATCAACCCGAGCATCCTGTCGGCGGACTTCGCGAACCTCGAGCGTGACCTGGCGGCGATCGCGACGGCCGACTACGCGCACGTCGACGTGATGGACAACCACTTCGTGCCGAACCTCACGCTCGGCCTGCCGGTCGTGCGCCGCATCGCCGAGGTGTCCCCGGTGCCGGTCGACGTGCACCTGATGATCGAGGACGCCGACCGGTGGGCCCCGGTGTACGCCGAGGCGGGCGCGGCGTCGGTGACGTTCCACACCGAGGCGGCGAAGGCCCCGGTGCGACTCGCTCGCGAGCTGCGCCGCCTGGGCGTGCGCGTCGGGGTCGCGCTCAAGCCGGCGTCCCCGGTGGAGCCGTACCTGGACCTGCTCGAGGAGATCGACATGATCCTGGTGATGACGGTCGAGCCGGGCTTCGGCGGCCAGTCGTTCATCGAGGGCACCCTGCCGAAGATCCGCCGGGCCCGTGCGGCGATCGACGCGGCCGGGACGGGCACGTGGATCCAGGTCGACGGGGGAGTGGCGCGCCCGACCATCCGCCGGATCGCGGAGGCGGGGGCGAA
Coding sequences within:
- the rpe gene encoding ribulose-phosphate 3-epimerase, with product MPALINPSILSADFANLERDLAAIATADYAHVDVMDNHFVPNLTLGLPVVRRIAEVSPVPVDVHLMIEDADRWAPVYAEAGAASVTFHTEAAKAPVRLARELRRLGVRVGVALKPASPVEPYLDLLEEIDMILVMTVEPGFGGQSFIEGTLPKIRRARAAIDAAGTGTWIQVDGGVARPTIRRIAEAGANVFVAGSAVYGAPDVPAEIAALRALADDAGR